In Horticoccus luteus, the following proteins share a genomic window:
- a CDS encoding alpha-glucosidase/alpha-galactosidase: MPLKIAFIGAGSIGFTRKLVADLLTVPEFANVEFAFTDLNRRNLEMVAALCRRDIAANNLTTTITATTDRRAALTGANYVFCVVRIGGLEAFAHDIEIPLKYGVDQCVGDTLCAGGIMYAQRGIAALLDFCRDIREVAAPDCLLLNYANPMAMMTWAANKYGGVRCVGLCHGVQHGHWQIAQVLGLEKKDVDIVCAGINHQTWYVSVLAEGRERTGELLAAFERHKEFSQTEKVRIDMLRRFGYYSTESNGHLSEYVPWYRKRPDEMLPWIDLSVWINGETGGYLRVCTEGRHWFEAEFGRGVETIAPLRYTPENRSEEHGSRILEALETGRVYRGHFNLVNGATIPNLPPDAIVEAPGFVDRFGFNTPSVGELPLGCAAVCNASISVQRLGVEAAVHGDDQLLRQAFMMDPLVGAVCQPPQIWQMVDEMLVALAPWLPQYKKSVAAAKRRLKKGPLLPTKKTRGAARLKTRSLAELKREEKKNPRAGH; the protein is encoded by the coding sequence ATGCCCCTCAAAATCGCGTTCATCGGCGCCGGCTCCATCGGTTTCACCCGCAAGCTCGTTGCCGACCTCCTCACCGTCCCGGAATTTGCGAATGTCGAATTCGCCTTCACCGACCTCAACCGCCGCAACCTCGAGATGGTCGCTGCGCTCTGCCGCCGCGACATCGCCGCGAACAACCTCACGACCACCATCACTGCGACCACGGACCGCCGCGCCGCGCTCACCGGCGCAAATTATGTGTTCTGCGTCGTGCGGATCGGCGGCCTCGAAGCCTTCGCGCACGACATTGAAATCCCGTTGAAATACGGCGTCGACCAATGCGTCGGCGACACCCTGTGCGCCGGCGGCATCATGTATGCCCAGCGCGGCATCGCCGCCCTCCTCGATTTCTGCCGCGACATCCGCGAAGTCGCCGCCCCCGATTGCCTGCTCCTCAACTACGCCAACCCGATGGCGATGATGACGTGGGCCGCCAACAAATACGGCGGCGTGCGCTGCGTCGGCCTCTGCCACGGCGTCCAGCACGGCCACTGGCAGATCGCGCAAGTCCTCGGGCTGGAGAAGAAGGATGTCGATATCGTCTGCGCGGGCATCAACCACCAGACGTGGTATGTCAGCGTCCTCGCCGAGGGCCGCGAACGCACCGGCGAACTGCTCGCCGCGTTCGAGCGTCACAAGGAGTTCTCCCAGACCGAGAAGGTCCGCATCGATATGCTCCGGCGCTTCGGCTACTATTCCACCGAGTCCAACGGCCACCTCAGCGAATACGTCCCGTGGTATCGGAAACGCCCCGACGAGATGCTCCCGTGGATCGACCTCAGCGTGTGGATCAACGGCGAGACCGGCGGCTATCTTCGCGTCTGCACCGAGGGCCGCCATTGGTTCGAAGCGGAATTCGGCCGCGGCGTGGAGACGATCGCGCCGCTCCGCTACACGCCCGAAAACCGCAGCGAGGAGCACGGTAGTCGCATTCTCGAAGCGCTCGAAACCGGCCGTGTTTATCGCGGACACTTCAACCTCGTGAACGGCGCCACCATCCCGAATCTCCCGCCCGACGCCATCGTCGAGGCGCCCGGCTTCGTCGATCGCTTCGGCTTCAATACCCCTTCCGTCGGCGAACTTCCGCTCGGTTGCGCCGCCGTGTGCAACGCCAGCATTTCCGTGCAACGCCTCGGCGTCGAAGCCGCCGTCCACGGCGATGACCAGCTCCTCCGGCAGGCGTTCATGATGGATCCGCTCGTCGGCGCCGTGTGTCAGCCACCGCAGATCTGGCAGATGGTGGACGAAATGCTCGTCGCCCTCGCACCCTGGCTCCCGCAATACAAAAAGTCCGTCGCCGCCGCGAAGCGCCGCCTGAAAAAAGGCCCGCTCCTGCCGACGAAGAAAACGCGTGGTGCCGCCCGCTTGAAAACGCGTTCGCTCGCCGAGCTCAAACGCGAGGAAAAGAAAAACCCCCGCGCCGGCCACTAA
- a CDS encoding family 20 glycosylhydrolase, whose amino-acid sequence MPAPSRPFPPRRSFQWDLARQVERLDWLLAQLPRYADWGYNELHLHLEDAVEYPRLPAVARRDAYSYKQFARLVDAATRHGIGVVPIVNLLGHTQYLIKVPELRDLNELRAPDGSPLPAGQICPLHPRTLEVAEKLLRDMAPFCTTGKVHLGLDESFHLGRHPLSRREIADVGLATHFARHVQRLHAVAASLGLRSAMWADMLYFLPDAIPQLPADLTAYEWFYHAFRRWPRVELFNFAETDIATPLRARGLSLYGCPMNGAARYEPLPSFTDRMANILAWGAHTRRLGAEGLLVTSWEPFRLAIELTTAVDAAAAGLWLTPEITDPRELLARGFERRFGRAVGRRAARVAVASDRYLFAGYPRWEFNERWDVASRREPLAPYRTEERFFARAVRDSAALPIPLRASLVFRHYLAARDVFVRRAARGLATSAEARTFAAQLRRARTAARLIWARTRDRRVLSHNERILAADAARLSAWRRAEPVFGGAWQLCYCVWNFAPSLHLVAVEQCQPDGTWRELQACYTVEFQNAAAQPRSTFIREHAAPIAWDGDLAAPPQLRFTLRGVGQVKIGAVELRRSTPAPALALRPREFSSPQRWRILGEPAPRRGLPDIDWSIIRAALPLSWSSSPASAPARRSSGS is encoded by the coding sequence GTGCCCGCCCCATCCCGCCCTTTCCCGCCGCGCCGCTCCTTCCAATGGGACCTCGCCCGCCAAGTCGAACGCCTCGACTGGCTCCTCGCGCAGCTCCCACGTTATGCCGATTGGGGCTATAACGAACTCCATCTCCACCTCGAAGACGCCGTCGAGTATCCCCGCCTGCCTGCCGTCGCACGCCGCGATGCGTATTCCTATAAACAATTCGCACGCCTCGTCGACGCCGCCACGCGCCACGGCATCGGCGTCGTGCCAATCGTCAATCTCCTCGGCCACACGCAGTATCTCATCAAGGTCCCCGAGCTGCGTGACCTCAACGAACTCCGCGCGCCCGATGGCTCCCCGCTGCCGGCGGGCCAGATCTGTCCGCTCCATCCGCGCACGCTCGAAGTCGCCGAAAAGCTCCTGCGCGACATGGCGCCGTTTTGCACGACCGGCAAAGTCCACCTCGGCCTCGATGAATCTTTTCACCTCGGCCGCCATCCGCTGAGCCGTCGCGAGATCGCCGACGTCGGCCTCGCCACGCACTTCGCCCGCCACGTGCAACGCCTCCACGCCGTCGCCGCGTCGCTCGGCCTGCGCAGCGCGATGTGGGCCGACATGCTCTACTTTTTGCCCGACGCGATTCCGCAACTCCCCGCCGACCTGACGGCCTACGAATGGTTTTACCACGCCTTCCGCCGCTGGCCGCGCGTCGAGTTGTTCAACTTTGCCGAGACCGACATCGCCACCCCGCTCCGCGCTCGCGGTCTCTCGCTCTACGGCTGCCCGATGAACGGCGCCGCGCGCTACGAGCCTCTACCCAGCTTCACCGATCGCATGGCCAACATCCTCGCGTGGGGCGCGCACACGCGCCGCCTCGGCGCTGAGGGTCTCCTTGTCACCTCTTGGGAGCCGTTCCGTCTTGCGATCGAACTCACCACCGCGGTCGATGCCGCCGCCGCCGGCCTCTGGCTCACGCCGGAAATCACCGATCCGCGCGAACTTCTCGCGCGCGGCTTCGAGCGCCGCTTCGGCCGCGCCGTCGGCCGGCGCGCCGCCCGTGTCGCCGTCGCCTCCGACCGCTACCTGTTTGCTGGTTACCCGCGTTGGGAGTTCAACGAGCGCTGGGACGTCGCCTCGCGCCGCGAACCACTCGCGCCTTATCGCACCGAAGAACGCTTCTTCGCCCGCGCCGTGCGCGATTCCGCCGCGCTCCCCATCCCTCTCCGCGCGAGCCTCGTGTTCCGGCATTACCTCGCGGCCCGCGATGTCTTCGTCCGCCGCGCCGCCCGCGGGCTCGCCACGTCCGCCGAAGCGCGCACGTTCGCCGCCCAGCTCCGCCGCGCCCGCACCGCCGCGCGCCTCATCTGGGCCCGCACGCGCGATCGCCGCGTGCTCAGTCACAACGAACGCATTCTCGCCGCCGACGCCGCCCGTCTCTCCGCCTGGCGGCGCGCCGAACCTGTGTTCGGCGGTGCGTGGCAGCTTTGCTACTGCGTGTGGAACTTCGCCCCCTCGCTCCACCTCGTCGCGGTCGAGCAATGCCAACCCGACGGCACCTGGCGCGAGCTGCAGGCCTGCTACACCGTCGAGTTTCAGAACGCCGCCGCGCAACCGCGCAGCACCTTCATCCGCGAGCACGCCGCGCCCATCGCGTGGGACGGCGATCTCGCCGCGCCACCGCAACTCCGCTTCACCCTCCGCGGCGTCGGCCAAGTGAAGATCGGCGCCGTCGAGCTCCGCCGTTCCACCCCCGCCCCCGCGCTCGCGCTGCGCCCCCGCGAATTCTCTTCACCTCAACGCTGGCGCATCCTTGGCGAACCCGCGCCGCGCCGGGGCCTGCCGGATATCGATTGGTCCATCATCCGCGCCGCGCTTCCCTTGTCTTGGTCATCTTCTCCCGCCTCCGCGCCTGCCCGTCGCTCCAGCGGCTCCTGA
- a CDS encoding DEAD/DEAH box helicase, which translates to MLKKILTKLRDSISPSRSSKAKAADRGQPVPSQGSSHPAREKSRERHSGPRAPREGSSSSGPAAGGSASHEPRSHHGSGERRGRGGRDNRGERRPDGAPRPPREPGSAGAAGPSGSPSTSGSHREPRERNFSGERGAHGGSSGGRRGGRSDGPRAHGGGQRERPARDDSYDHPRRDPVKPATPVDIPKMETAFSALGLSDALAFAVQEMGYVQPTPIQAQSIPVVLTGRDLIGSAQTGTGKTAAFALPIIQRLAAHGNLRCLILEPTRELALQVEEAFQKFAKFTDLRVTIVYGGVGYGKQNEDLRRGMDILAATPGRLLDHLEQGNCSLDKIDILVLDEVDRMLDMGFLPDVRRIVQKTPASRQTLFFTATLPPEIASLASWALRDPATVEIGRLHSAAETVSHAFYPVVASQKFDLLQLLLEQTEFKSILIFTRTRMGADRIAHRLQAKGHTVGVMHSDRSQRERIEALDGFKSGRFEVLVATDIAARGLDIAGVSHVINYDVPENAEDYVHRIGRTGRANNTGDAFTLVTEEDVRDARSIERYMGLGVERKKIEGFPYIYSALFDDKALAETAAAAVKPASRLHRGARR; encoded by the coding sequence ATGCTGAAGAAAATTTTGACGAAGCTGCGCGACTCGATTTCGCCGTCCCGCAGTTCGAAAGCCAAGGCCGCGGATCGCGGCCAACCAGTTCCCTCCCAAGGTTCTTCCCATCCTGCCCGCGAGAAAAGTCGCGAACGCCACTCCGGCCCCCGCGCTCCTCGCGAAGGCTCGTCCTCCAGTGGCCCGGCCGCAGGCGGTTCGGCCAGTCACGAACCTCGCTCGCACCACGGTTCCGGCGAGCGCCGCGGACGCGGCGGGCGTGACAACCGCGGCGAACGCCGTCCCGACGGCGCACCCCGCCCGCCCCGCGAGCCCGGTTCTGCTGGGGCCGCCGGCCCGTCCGGTTCACCCAGCACCTCCGGCTCCCACCGCGAACCCCGCGAACGCAATTTCTCCGGTGAACGTGGCGCCCACGGCGGCAGCAGCGGCGGTCGCCGCGGCGGCCGGTCCGACGGCCCCCGTGCGCATGGCGGCGGACAACGCGAACGCCCCGCCCGCGACGATTCCTACGACCACCCGCGCCGCGACCCGGTGAAGCCCGCCACGCCCGTCGACATCCCGAAGATGGAGACCGCGTTTTCCGCCCTCGGCCTGTCCGATGCGCTCGCCTTCGCGGTCCAGGAAATGGGCTACGTCCAACCCACGCCGATCCAGGCGCAGTCGATTCCCGTCGTCCTCACCGGCCGCGATCTCATCGGCTCCGCGCAAACCGGCACCGGCAAGACCGCCGCGTTCGCGCTCCCGATCATCCAACGCCTCGCCGCGCACGGTAATTTGCGCTGCCTCATCCTCGAGCCCACGCGCGAACTCGCGCTGCAAGTCGAGGAAGCGTTTCAAAAATTCGCCAAGTTCACCGACCTGCGCGTGACCATCGTTTACGGCGGCGTCGGCTACGGCAAACAGAACGAAGATCTGCGCCGCGGCATGGACATTCTCGCCGCCACCCCCGGGCGCCTGCTCGACCATTTGGAACAGGGCAACTGCTCCCTCGACAAGATCGACATCCTCGTCCTCGACGAAGTCGATCGCATGCTCGACATGGGCTTCCTCCCCGACGTGCGCCGCATCGTCCAAAAAACGCCCGCCTCCCGCCAGACCCTCTTCTTCACCGCCACGCTCCCGCCCGAAATCGCCTCGCTCGCGAGCTGGGCGTTGCGCGATCCCGCCACGGTCGAAATCGGCCGCCTCCACTCGGCGGCGGAGACCGTGTCGCACGCGTTTTACCCCGTCGTTGCCTCCCAAAAATTCGACCTCCTCCAACTCCTGCTCGAGCAGACCGAGTTCAAGAGCATCCTGATTTTCACGCGCACCCGCATGGGCGCCGATCGCATCGCCCACCGCCTGCAAGCCAAGGGCCACACCGTCGGCGTCATGCATTCCGACCGCAGCCAGCGCGAACGCATCGAAGCGCTCGACGGCTTCAAAAGCGGCCGGTTTGAAGTGCTCGTCGCCACCGACATCGCCGCCCGCGGCCTCGATATCGCCGGCGTCTCCCACGTCATCAATTACGACGTCCCGGAAAACGCCGAGGATTACGTGCACCGCATCGGCCGCACCGGGCGCGCGAACAACACCGGCGACGCGTTTACGCTCGTCACGGAAGAGGACGTCCGCGATGCGCGCAGCATCGAGCGCTACATGGGCCTCGGCGTAGAGCGGAAGAAAATCGAGGGTTTCCCGTATATTTACTCCGCGCTCTTCGACGACAAAGCGCTCGCCGAAACCGCCGCCGCCGCGGTCAAGCCCGCCAGCCGCCTCCACCGCGGCGCCCGCCGCTGA
- a CDS encoding RES family NAD+ phosphorylase — MSNLTLWRLSPAYHAAKAMSGDGAYRRGGRWNPPGIRVVYCAESRSLAVIEVLVNVKQVSILGDQAWVFIPVEVPSELVEKPARVPDSWRAMPYGPASQAFGAEWVQAARTPALRVPSVIVSGEFNYLLNPAHPGFKRIKAGPPEPFAFDPRFGP, encoded by the coding sequence GTGAGCAACCTCACGCTCTGGCGCCTCTCGCCCGCGTATCACGCCGCCAAAGCCATGTCCGGCGATGGTGCTTACCGGCGCGGCGGACGTTGGAATCCACCCGGCATCCGCGTCGTGTATTGCGCCGAATCGCGCTCCCTCGCGGTCATCGAAGTGCTCGTGAACGTGAAACAGGTGTCGATCCTCGGCGATCAGGCATGGGTGTTCATTCCCGTCGAAGTGCCTTCTGAACTAGTGGAGAAACCCGCGCGCGTGCCCGACTCATGGCGCGCCATGCCCTATGGTCCCGCCTCGCAGGCCTTCGGCGCCGAATGGGTGCAGGCCGCGCGGACGCCGGCCTTGCGTGTGCCCAGCGTCATCGTGTCCGGGGAGTTCAATTACCTGCTCAACCCCGCGCACCCCGGCTTCAAACGCATCAAAGCCGGCCCGCCCGAGCCCTTCGCGTTCGACCCGCGCTTTGGCCCGTGA
- the parS gene encoding type II RES/Xre toxin-antitoxin system antitoxin: MKSHKVPVDYSHVHDNAAMAQKVEEGLPVLDVVKFGQEVGFTVDELARLIHIPPRTYARRVAARSRLKVPEGERAVRIMRVYDRARQLFATHDNTRQWLNSTLPALGGRTPLDFAQTEPGAREVEAVIERLEDGVVM; encoded by the coding sequence ATGAAATCCCACAAGGTCCCGGTCGATTACAGCCACGTGCACGATAATGCCGCGATGGCCCAGAAGGTCGAGGAGGGCCTGCCGGTGCTCGATGTCGTGAAGTTCGGCCAGGAGGTCGGTTTCACCGTCGACGAGCTCGCCCGGCTCATTCACATCCCGCCGCGCACGTATGCGCGGCGCGTCGCCGCCCGTTCCCGCCTGAAGGTGCCGGAGGGCGAGCGCGCGGTGCGCATCATGCGAGTTTACGATCGGGCGCGTCAGCTTTTCGCCACTCACGACAACACCCGGCAGTGGCTCAATTCCACGCTCCCTGCGCTCGGCGGCCGCACGCCTTTGGATTTCGCCCAGACCGAGCCCGGCGCCCGCGAAGTCGAAGCCGTGATCGAGCGCCTCGAAGACGGCGTGGTGATGTGA
- a CDS encoding S41 family peptidase has translation MPTASRAEPPPILVSPSAADQPASAPAASTAADSTSPASPSAAPADPDWPDLRQRTFDEVWTTVNESYFDPTFGGVDWDAVRAKYAAQLPAIADKAALCDLLRAMLGELRRTHFSILPREAAVFTPAERSRIGTIGADFTAVDGQVIVRHVRPASPAAAAGIHPGDVVLKTNTADLATLATTLAHYGLTPTQQGSYLVYFVTSWSRAAVGTALTATVASPDAAPRELTVTCAAHDGEWSEPVGSFPAQPLEFEAHRDDTGLAYLRLNVFAPSLMRPLRAFVRQLHPGDGLILDLRANPGGLTAMAPGIVGLLSDHQVSLGRMILRAGEIGFEAFPQSRAFLGPVAVLIDGGSASTSEILAAGLQATHRARLFGEPSAGAALPSSFKTLPTGDLFQYAIADVQTPTHHSLEGRGVAPDIVVATTRADLAAGRDPVLETARAWLHEARNPPAPVSAATAPAP, from the coding sequence ATGCCAACGGCTTCTCGCGCCGAACCGCCTCCCATTCTCGTCTCGCCGTCCGCGGCTGACCAACCCGCATCCGCACCGGCCGCATCCACCGCGGCCGACTCAACTTCCCCCGCGTCGCCGTCCGCCGCCCCCGCTGATCCCGACTGGCCTGACCTTCGCCAGCGCACCTTCGACGAAGTCTGGACGACGGTGAACGAAAGCTATTTCGACCCGACCTTCGGTGGAGTCGATTGGGATGCCGTTCGCGCAAAATACGCCGCGCAACTTCCCGCCATCGCCGACAAAGCCGCTCTCTGCGATCTGCTGCGCGCGATGCTCGGCGAATTGCGCCGCACGCATTTCTCCATCCTCCCCCGCGAAGCCGCCGTGTTCACCCCCGCCGAACGCTCGCGCATCGGGACGATCGGCGCTGATTTCACCGCGGTCGACGGCCAGGTCATCGTCCGCCACGTCCGCCCCGCTTCTCCCGCCGCCGCTGCGGGCATCCACCCCGGCGATGTCGTGCTCAAAACCAACACCGCCGACCTCGCGACGCTCGCCACCACGCTCGCGCATTACGGCCTCACGCCCACGCAACAAGGTTCCTACCTCGTGTATTTTGTCACGAGCTGGTCGCGCGCCGCCGTCGGCACCGCCCTCACCGCCACCGTGGCATCGCCGGACGCCGCCCCGCGCGAACTCACCGTCACCTGCGCCGCGCACGACGGCGAATGGTCCGAACCCGTTGGCAGTTTTCCCGCGCAACCCCTCGAGTTCGAAGCCCACCGCGACGACACCGGACTCGCCTACCTTCGCCTCAACGTCTTCGCCCCGTCGCTCATGCGCCCGCTTCGCGCCTTCGTGCGCCAACTCCACCCGGGCGACGGCCTCATCCTCGATCTGCGCGCCAACCCCGGCGGCCTCACCGCGATGGCGCCCGGCATCGTCGGCTTGCTCAGCGACCATCAAGTTTCCCTCGGCCGCATGATTCTGCGCGCCGGCGAAATCGGCTTCGAAGCCTTCCCGCAAAGCCGCGCGTTTCTCGGCCCCGTGGCGGTCCTGATCGACGGCGGCTCCGCCTCCACGAGCGAGATTCTCGCCGCCGGGTTGCAGGCCACGCACCGCGCGCGGTTGTTCGGCGAACCCAGCGCCGGCGCCGCCCTGCCGTCCTCCTTCAAAACGCTCCCCACCGGCGATCTTTTTCAATACGCCATCGCCGACGTGCAAACGCCCACGCACCACTCCCTCGAAGGCCGCGGCGTCGCGCCGGACATCGTCGTCGCCACCACCCGCGCCGATCTCGCAGCCGGTCGCGACCCGGTCCTCGAAACCGCCCGCGCTTGGTTGCACGAAGCCCGCAACCCGCCCGCACCTGTGTCTGCCGCCACCGCACCCGCTCCATGA
- the katG gene encoding catalase/peroxidase HPI, translating to MDASSTPTTGGKCPFPHLHGGANKPAPRTLRDWWPNQLNLKMLHQNSELSDPMGAGFDYAEEFKKLDLAAVKQDLYALMTDSQEWWPADFGHYGPFFVRMAWHSAGTYRIGDGRGGAGSGQQRFAPLNSWPDNANLDKARRLLWPVKQKYGRQISWADLIVLAGNCALESMGFKTLGFGGGRADVWEPEEHVYWGAEDKWLGDSRYAGERELEGTLAAVQMGLIYVNPEGPNGHPDFLAAAKDIRETFARMAMNDEETVALIAGGHTFGKTHGAGPAHHVGREPEAADLTEQGLGWTSTHGSGKGAFAITSGLEVTWSTKPTQWSNSFFENLFGYEWELTKSPAGANQWVAKTDEKTIPDAYDPTKKHRPTMLTTDLSLRFDPIYGPISRRFLENPDQFADAFRRAWFKLTHRDMGPKSRYLGPEVPAIDLIWQDPVPPVDHPLIGANEIAALKAKLLATGLSIPELVSTAWASASTFRSSDKRGGANGARIRLAPQKDWEVNQPARLAKALKAIEGVQKEFNASAPGGKKVSLADLIVLGGAAAIEQAAQKAGQPIEVPFIPGRTDATDEQTDAPTFAELEPFADGFRNFSKAGGKLPAEQFLVDKAQLLSLTGPEMTVLIGGLRVLNANYGKTQHGVFTSRPETLTNDFFVNLLDMRHVVKAVSQNEGLFEIADRETGDVKWTATRVDLVFGSNSQLRALAEVYGSRDAHAKFVRDFVAAWNKVMNADRFDIA from the coding sequence ATGGACGCATCATCCACTCCCACGACCGGCGGCAAATGCCCCTTTCCTCATCTGCATGGCGGAGCGAACAAGCCCGCGCCCCGCACCCTGCGCGACTGGTGGCCGAACCAGCTCAACCTGAAAATGCTGCATCAGAACTCGGAACTCTCCGATCCGATGGGCGCCGGTTTCGATTATGCCGAGGAGTTCAAAAAACTCGATCTCGCCGCCGTCAAACAGGACCTCTACGCGCTGATGACCGACTCGCAGGAATGGTGGCCCGCGGATTTCGGCCACTATGGTCCGTTCTTCGTGCGCATGGCGTGGCACAGCGCCGGCACCTACCGCATCGGCGACGGTCGCGGCGGCGCCGGCTCCGGCCAGCAACGCTTCGCTCCGCTCAATTCCTGGCCCGACAACGCCAACCTCGACAAAGCCCGCCGTCTCCTCTGGCCCGTTAAACAAAAATACGGCCGCCAGATTTCCTGGGCCGACCTCATCGTCCTCGCCGGCAATTGCGCCCTCGAATCGATGGGCTTCAAAACCCTCGGTTTTGGTGGCGGCCGCGCCGACGTCTGGGAGCCCGAGGAACACGTTTACTGGGGCGCCGAAGACAAGTGGCTCGGCGATTCCCGCTACGCCGGCGAACGCGAACTCGAGGGCACCCTCGCCGCCGTCCAGATGGGCCTGATTTACGTCAACCCCGAAGGTCCCAACGGCCATCCCGACTTCCTCGCCGCCGCCAAGGATATTCGCGAAACCTTCGCCCGCATGGCCATGAACGACGAGGAAACCGTCGCCCTCATCGCCGGCGGCCACACCTTCGGCAAAACCCACGGCGCCGGGCCCGCCCATCACGTCGGCCGCGAACCCGAAGCCGCCGATCTCACCGAGCAAGGCCTCGGCTGGACCAGCACCCACGGCAGCGGCAAAGGCGCTTTCGCCATCACCAGCGGCCTGGAGGTCACCTGGAGCACGAAGCCCACCCAGTGGAGCAACAGCTTCTTCGAAAACCTGTTTGGTTACGAATGGGAGCTCACCAAGAGTCCCGCCGGCGCCAACCAGTGGGTCGCCAAGACCGACGAGAAAACCATTCCCGACGCCTACGATCCCACGAAGAAACATCGGCCGACGATGCTCACTACGGATCTCTCCCTGCGCTTCGATCCCATCTACGGCCCGATCTCGCGCCGCTTCTTGGAAAACCCCGACCAGTTCGCCGACGCGTTTCGCCGCGCGTGGTTCAAACTCACCCATCGCGACATGGGCCCGAAGTCGCGCTACCTCGGACCGGAAGTCCCCGCCATCGACCTGATCTGGCAGGACCCCGTGCCGCCCGTCGATCATCCGCTGATCGGCGCCAATGAGATCGCCGCGCTTAAAGCCAAGCTTCTCGCCACCGGTCTTTCGATTCCGGAACTCGTGTCGACGGCGTGGGCGTCCGCCTCCACGTTCCGCAGCTCCGACAAGCGTGGCGGCGCCAACGGCGCGCGCATCCGCCTCGCCCCGCAAAAAGACTGGGAGGTCAACCAACCCGCGCGCCTCGCCAAAGCCCTCAAGGCAATCGAGGGCGTGCAGAAGGAGTTCAACGCCTCCGCGCCCGGCGGCAAAAAAGTGTCGCTCGCCGACTTGATCGTCCTCGGTGGCGCCGCCGCCATCGAACAAGCGGCGCAGAAAGCCGGCCAACCCATCGAAGTGCCGTTCATCCCGGGCCGCACCGATGCCACCGACGAGCAAACGGACGCGCCGACCTTCGCGGAACTTGAACCGTTTGCCGACGGCTTCCGCAACTTCTCCAAGGCCGGCGGCAAGCTTCCCGCGGAGCAATTCCTCGTCGACAAAGCCCAGTTGCTGTCGCTCACCGGCCCGGAAATGACCGTCCTCATCGGCGGCCTCCGCGTGTTGAACGCCAACTATGGCAAGACCCAGCACGGCGTCTTCACCTCGCGGCCGGAAACGTTGACCAACGATTTCTTCGTCAACCTCCTCGACATGCGCCACGTCGTGAAAGCCGTGTCGCAAAACGAAGGTCTGTTCGAAATCGCTGATCGCGAGACCGGCGACGTGAAATGGACCGCCACCCGCGTCGACCTCGTGTTCGGCTCCAACTCCCAGTTGCGCGCGCTCGCCGAAGTTTACGGCTCGCGCGATGCACACGCGAAGTTCGTGCGGGATTTCGTCGCCGCGTGGAACAAGGTGATGAACGCCGACCGCTTCGACATCGCCTGA
- a CDS encoding CC0125/CC1285 family lipoprotein — protein MAVGLSAAVMTAGCSTAYKDAGRNDGRGYSSQRISDDVFTVSFAANSATKPEKVRDFVLLRASEIAVKNGFDYMRVVDADDASAVKTLPVMGTSYLGAYSPQNASAGFSSGHEYELTVTKPAYEIRVVCRRERPAGDEQNWWPAKETVARLRAKYRLG, from the coding sequence ATGGCGGTCGGACTCAGTGCGGCGGTGATGACGGCGGGCTGTAGCACCGCTTACAAAGATGCAGGACGAAACGACGGACGTGGTTACTCGTCGCAACGCATTTCGGACGACGTTTTCACGGTAAGCTTTGCCGCCAACAGCGCGACGAAACCCGAGAAGGTGCGTGATTTCGTGCTGCTTCGCGCTTCCGAGATCGCGGTGAAAAATGGCTTTGATTATATGCGCGTGGTGGACGCGGACGATGCGTCGGCCGTGAAAACGTTGCCGGTCATGGGCACATCCTATTTGGGCGCGTATTCGCCGCAGAATGCTTCCGCCGGGTTCAGTTCGGGCCACGAGTACGAACTGACGGTCACGAAGCCAGCGTACGAAATACGCGTCGTCTGCCGCCGCGAGCGCCCGGCGGGTGACGAACAAAATTGGTGGCCGGCGAAGGAAACGGTGGCGCGCTTGCGGGCCAAGTACCGTCTGGGTTGA